One stretch of Oncorhynchus tshawytscha isolate Ot180627B linkage group LG21, Otsh_v2.0, whole genome shotgun sequence DNA includes these proteins:
- the LOC112220615 gene encoding profilin-3, whose product MAEWRDYIKATLKEKFVEDVAIVGLYDNKAVWASKPGGVLAAICPPEVEALVGKDRGSLLQEGVSVGGRKMAVIRDHMTGPETEILFIDIRTKGSESLALTVALTTKALVFVMGKRGVHGGIVNKKVCDMAKYLRERGV is encoded by the coding sequence ATGGCAGAGTGGAGGGACTATATCAAAGCCACTCTGAAGGAGAAGTTTGTGGAGGACGTAGCCATCGTTGGCCTGTACGACAACAAGGCCGTGTGGGCCTCCAAGCCTGGAGGTGTCCTGGCTGCCATCTGCCCACCGGAGGTGGAGGCTCTGGTGGGCAAAGACAGAGGAAGTCTCCTGCAGGAGGGGGTCAGCGTTGGAGGTCGGAAGATGGCAGTGATACGAGACCATATGACAGGTCCTGAGACAGAGATCCTATTCATTGACATCCGGACCAAAGGCAGCGAGAGCTTGGCTCTCACGGTTGCCCTGACGACCAAGGCTCTGGTGTTTGTGATGGGAAAACGAGGGGTGCATGGCGGCATAGTCAACAAGAAGGTGTGTGACATGGCCAAGTACCTCCGCGAGAGGGGTGTGTGA
- the LOC112220762 gene encoding soluble guanylate cyclase 88E-like isoform X1 — MMYGLLCESLHDFIKESYGDDVWKLVRERADVRLHSFVTHQVYSESVIPRIAKAASGVTGTPYNELMNSWGVYFLGFVGKYGYDRILKVLGRHVRDFVNGLDNLHEYLRFSYPKVQPPTFFCQEESATGVTLHYRSKRKGYLHYAMGQLRQMGKQFYDTDIHVEVLSEQLVGDYSHVTMRLNFDNSAYRYIMKEDEEEQEILPITSDFFFEVFPFNIVFRQDMVVHNVGSGLATVFPDLDGKKINDAFLLARPLVEFTWNMIISHPNNLFEIMSKEPVKRERNLHNRVQNSDYENANRTADVDVELMAFQSIIGDDYKGHDPLERCFSILVPGTQRDGNSANAMESWGDGSRCLKLKGQMRYMPEWESIIFLGTPVMESLSAMFKTGLYINDLSMHDSSRDLVLAGTQQSEELKRALIQEQKKSSKLEESMKMLDYEMKKTDDLLYRMIPKPVAKRLRKGEPAVNTCEVFPDVTILFSDVVGFTRICSHITPMQVVSMLNTMYTLFDTLSEKHRVFKVETIGDAYMVVAGAPEKTKYHAHNICDMALDMVRSIDHLKDPSNGNNIQIRVGIHSGMVVAGVVGHKMPRYGLHGDTVHTASAMESNGKEMHIQLSSATYEHLKGSHFIFERRGTITIKGNVEIETYWLKGKRDKDGNAQAACPQFETQTISKAISKATISAPETSGDHDRLVFPSVAREDEDDVKSIRSHRIKMDISGHHSLVESLEECRAEEMSVSKVRRSHYKDALHHNNGLQDSHIELDSPEFDVHNSIMASPDGSIDSHCSEKSAMCSVS, encoded by the exons ATGATGTATGGACTGCTGTGTGAGTCTCTGCATGACTTCATCAAGGAGTCGTATGGAGATGATGTGTGGAAACTGGTCAGAGAGAGGGCCGATGTCAGGCTACACTCCTTTGTCACCCACCAG gtgtACAGTGAAAGTGTCATCCCGCGTATTGCCAAGGCAGCCAGCGGAGTGACAGGAACCCCCTACAACGAGCTCATGAACTCCTGGGG GGTCTATTTCCTGGGCTTCGTGGGGAAGTACGGTTACGACAGGATCCTCAAG GTGTTGGGTCGTCACGTGCGTGACTTTGTGAACGGGCTGGATAACCTCCATGAGTACCTGCGCTTCAGCTACCCCAAGGTCCAGCCCCCTACCTtcttctgtcaggaggaatcagCTACCGGAGTCACCCTCCACTACAG GAGTAAGCGTAAGGGTTACCTCCACTACGCCATGGGCCAGCTGAGACAGATGGGGAAACAGTTCTATGACACGGATATCCACGTGGAGGTGCTGTCTGAACAACTGGTGGGAGACTACTCACACGTCACCATGAG GCTGAACTTTGACAACTCCGCCTACCGTTACATCATgaaggaggacgaggaggagcaggagattCTGCCCATCACCAGCGACTTCTTCTTCGAAGTCTTCCCCTTCAACATCGTTTTCAGACAG GACATGGTGGTGCACAACGTGGGCTCTGGCCTGGCCACAGTCTTCCCTGACTTGGATGGGAAAAAGATCAATGATGCCTTCCTGCTGGCGCGCCCACTGGTGGAGTTTACCTGGAACATG ATCATCTCCCACCCCAACAACCTGTTTGAGATCATGTCCAAGGAgccagtgaagagagagaggaaccttCATAACAGAGTCCAAA attCGGACTATGAGAATGCTAACCGTACAGCTGACGTAGACGTGGAGCTCATGGCCTTCCAGTCCATCATCGGCGATGACTACAAAGGTCACGATCCTTTAGAACGGTGTTTCTCAATCCTGGTCCcggggacccaaaggg ATGGCAACAGTGCTAATGCTATGGAGAGCTGGGGTGATGGCAGTCGCTGTCTGAAACTGAAGGGACAGATGAGATACATGCCGGAGTGGGAGTCCATCATCTTTCTGGGAACCCCtgt gATGGAGAGTCTGAGTGCCATGTTTAAAACCGGTCTCTATATCAACGACCTGAGTATGCATGACTCCAGTAGAGACCTTGTACTGGCAGGAACCCAGCAGTCAGAGGAACTCAAGAGAGCTCTCATACAG GAACAGAAGAAGTCCAGTAAACTGGAGGAGAGTATGAAGATGCTAGACTATGAGATGAAGAAGACAGATGATCTGCTCTACAGGATGATCCCTAAACCCGTGGCCAAGAGACTACGCAAGGGAGAGCCTGCCGTCAACACCTGTGAG GTGTTTCCAGACGTGACCATCCTGTTCAGTGATGTGGTGGGCTTCACCCGTATCTGCAGCCACATCACGCCCATGCAGGTGGTCTCCATGCTCAACACCATGTACACACTCTTCGACACACTCAGCGAGAAGCACCGTGtcttcaag GTTGAGACCATAGGGGATGCATACATGGTGGTGGCGGGGGCTCCAGAGAAGACTAAATACCACGCCCACAACATCTGCGACATGGCCCTGGACATGGTGCGCTCCATAGACCACCTCAAAGACCCCTCCAATGGCAACAACATACAGATCAGAGTGG GGATCCACTCTGGCATGGTGGTGGCCGGGGTGGTGGGCCATAAGATGCCACGCTACGGTCTTCATGGCGACACAGTCCACACCGCATCAGCCATGGAGAGCAACggcaag GAGATGCACATCCAGCTCAGCAGCGCTACCTATGAGCATCTGAAGGGAAGTCACTTCATCTTCGAAAGGAGAGGCACTATCACCATCAAG ggtaatgtagagatagagacatactggctgaagggaaagagggataagGATGGGAATGCCCAGGCTGCCTGTCCCCAGTTTGAGACCCAGACCATCAGCAAGGCCATCAGTAAGGCCACTATCTCAGCCCCTGAAACCAGCGGAGACCACGACAGACTG GTGTTCCCGTCGGTGGCgagggaggatgaggatgatgtgAAGTCCATACGTTCCCACCGTATCAAGATGGATATCTCGGGCCATCACTCCCTGGTGGAGTCTCTGGAGGAATGCCGTGCTGAGGAGATGTCTGTCAGCAAGGTGAGAAGG tctcacTACAAGGATGCCCTCCACCATAACAACGGTCTACAGGACAGTCACATTGAGCTAGACTCTCCAGAGTTTGACGTGCATAATTCCATCATGGCATCTCCAGACGGCTCCATTGACTCCCACTGCTCAGAGAAGAGTGCCATGTGCTCCGTGTCGTGA
- the LOC112220762 gene encoding soluble guanylate cyclase 88E-like isoform X3, translated as MMYGLLCESLHDFIKESYGDDVWKLVRERADVRLHSFVTHQVYSESVIPRIAKAASGVTGTPYNELMNSWGVYFLGFVGKYGYDRILKVLGRHVRDFVNGLDNLHEYLRFSYPKVQPPTFFCQEESATGVTLHYRSKRKGYLHYAMGQLRQMGKQFYDTDIHVEVLSEQLVGDYSHVTMRLNFDNSAYRYIMKEDEEEQEILPITSDFFFEVFPFNIVFRQDMVVHNVGSGLATVFPDLDGKKINDAFLLARPLVEFTWNMIISHPNNLFEIMSKEPVKRERNLHNRVQNSDYENANRTADVDVELMAFQSIIGDDYKDGNSANAMESWGDGSRCLKLKGQMRYMPEWESIIFLGTPVMESLSAMFKTGLYINDLSMHDSSRDLVLAGTQQSEELKRALIQEQKKSSKLEESMKMLDYEMKKTDDLLYRMIPKPVAKRLRKGEPAVNTCEVFPDVTILFSDVVGFTRICSHITPMQVVSMLNTMYTLFDTLSEKHRVFKVETIGDAYMVVAGAPEKTKYHAHNICDMALDMVRSIDHLKDPSNGNNIQIRVGIHSGMVVAGVVGHKMPRYGLHGDTVHTASAMESNGKEMHIQLSSATYEHLKGSHFIFERRGTITIKGNVEIETYWLKGKRDKDGNAQAACPQFETQTISKAISKATISAPETSGDHDRLVFPSVAREDEDDVKSIRSHRIKMDISGHHSLVESLEECRAEEMSVSKVRRSHYKDALHHNNGLQDSHIELDSPEFDVHNSIMASPDGSIDSHCSEKSAMCSVS; from the exons ATGATGTATGGACTGCTGTGTGAGTCTCTGCATGACTTCATCAAGGAGTCGTATGGAGATGATGTGTGGAAACTGGTCAGAGAGAGGGCCGATGTCAGGCTACACTCCTTTGTCACCCACCAG gtgtACAGTGAAAGTGTCATCCCGCGTATTGCCAAGGCAGCCAGCGGAGTGACAGGAACCCCCTACAACGAGCTCATGAACTCCTGGGG GGTCTATTTCCTGGGCTTCGTGGGGAAGTACGGTTACGACAGGATCCTCAAG GTGTTGGGTCGTCACGTGCGTGACTTTGTGAACGGGCTGGATAACCTCCATGAGTACCTGCGCTTCAGCTACCCCAAGGTCCAGCCCCCTACCTtcttctgtcaggaggaatcagCTACCGGAGTCACCCTCCACTACAG GAGTAAGCGTAAGGGTTACCTCCACTACGCCATGGGCCAGCTGAGACAGATGGGGAAACAGTTCTATGACACGGATATCCACGTGGAGGTGCTGTCTGAACAACTGGTGGGAGACTACTCACACGTCACCATGAG GCTGAACTTTGACAACTCCGCCTACCGTTACATCATgaaggaggacgaggaggagcaggagattCTGCCCATCACCAGCGACTTCTTCTTCGAAGTCTTCCCCTTCAACATCGTTTTCAGACAG GACATGGTGGTGCACAACGTGGGCTCTGGCCTGGCCACAGTCTTCCCTGACTTGGATGGGAAAAAGATCAATGATGCCTTCCTGCTGGCGCGCCCACTGGTGGAGTTTACCTGGAACATG ATCATCTCCCACCCCAACAACCTGTTTGAGATCATGTCCAAGGAgccagtgaagagagagaggaaccttCATAACAGAGTCCAAA attCGGACTATGAGAATGCTAACCGTACAGCTGACGTAGACGTGGAGCTCATGGCCTTCCAGTCCATCATCGGCGATGACTACAAAG ATGGCAACAGTGCTAATGCTATGGAGAGCTGGGGTGATGGCAGTCGCTGTCTGAAACTGAAGGGACAGATGAGATACATGCCGGAGTGGGAGTCCATCATCTTTCTGGGAACCCCtgt gATGGAGAGTCTGAGTGCCATGTTTAAAACCGGTCTCTATATCAACGACCTGAGTATGCATGACTCCAGTAGAGACCTTGTACTGGCAGGAACCCAGCAGTCAGAGGAACTCAAGAGAGCTCTCATACAG GAACAGAAGAAGTCCAGTAAACTGGAGGAGAGTATGAAGATGCTAGACTATGAGATGAAGAAGACAGATGATCTGCTCTACAGGATGATCCCTAAACCCGTGGCCAAGAGACTACGCAAGGGAGAGCCTGCCGTCAACACCTGTGAG GTGTTTCCAGACGTGACCATCCTGTTCAGTGATGTGGTGGGCTTCACCCGTATCTGCAGCCACATCACGCCCATGCAGGTGGTCTCCATGCTCAACACCATGTACACACTCTTCGACACACTCAGCGAGAAGCACCGTGtcttcaag GTTGAGACCATAGGGGATGCATACATGGTGGTGGCGGGGGCTCCAGAGAAGACTAAATACCACGCCCACAACATCTGCGACATGGCCCTGGACATGGTGCGCTCCATAGACCACCTCAAAGACCCCTCCAATGGCAACAACATACAGATCAGAGTGG GGATCCACTCTGGCATGGTGGTGGCCGGGGTGGTGGGCCATAAGATGCCACGCTACGGTCTTCATGGCGACACAGTCCACACCGCATCAGCCATGGAGAGCAACggcaag GAGATGCACATCCAGCTCAGCAGCGCTACCTATGAGCATCTGAAGGGAAGTCACTTCATCTTCGAAAGGAGAGGCACTATCACCATCAAG ggtaatgtagagatagagacatactggctgaagggaaagagggataagGATGGGAATGCCCAGGCTGCCTGTCCCCAGTTTGAGACCCAGACCATCAGCAAGGCCATCAGTAAGGCCACTATCTCAGCCCCTGAAACCAGCGGAGACCACGACAGACTG GTGTTCCCGTCGGTGGCgagggaggatgaggatgatgtgAAGTCCATACGTTCCCACCGTATCAAGATGGATATCTCGGGCCATCACTCCCTGGTGGAGTCTCTGGAGGAATGCCGTGCTGAGGAGATGTCTGTCAGCAAGGTGAGAAGG tctcacTACAAGGATGCCCTCCACCATAACAACGGTCTACAGGACAGTCACATTGAGCTAGACTCTCCAGAGTTTGACGTGCATAATTCCATCATGGCATCTCCAGACGGCTCCATTGACTCCCACTGCTCAGAGAAGAGTGCCATGTGCTCCGTGTCGTGA
- the LOC112220762 gene encoding soluble guanylate cyclase 88E-like isoform X2 — translation MMYGLLCESLHDFIKESYGDDVWKLVRERADVRLHSFVTHQVYSESVIPRIAKAASGVTGTPYNELMNSWGVYFLGFVGKYGYDRILKVLGRHVRDFVNGLDNLHEYLRFSYPKVQPPTFFCQEESATGVTLHYRSKRKGYLHYAMGQLRQMGKQFYDTDIHVEVLSEQLVGDYSHVTMRLNFDNSAYRYIMKEDEEEQEILPITSDFFFEVFPFNIVFRQDMVVHNVGSGLATVFPDLDGKKINDAFLLARPLVEFTWNMIISHPNNLFEIMSKEPVKRERNLHNRVQNSDYENANRTADVDVELMAFQSIIGDDYKGHDPLERCFSILVPGTQRDGNSANAMESWGDGSRCLKLKGQMRYMPEWESIIFLGTPVMESLSAMFKTGLYINDLSMHDSSRDLVLAGTQQSEELKRALIQEQKKSSKLEESMKMLDYEMKKTDDLLYRMIPKPVAKRLRKGEPAVNTCEVFPDVTILFSDVVGFTRICSHITPMQVVSMLNTMYTLFDTLSEKHRVFKVETIGDAYMVVAGAPEKTKYHAHNICDMALDMVRSIDHLKDPSNGNNIQIRVGIHSGMVVAGVVGHKMPRYGLHGDTVHTASAMESNGKEMHIQLSSATYEHLKGSHFIFERRGTITIKGNVEIETYWLKGKRDKDGNAQAACPQFETQTISKAISKATISAPETSGDHDRLVFPSVAREDEDDVKSIRSHRIKMDISGHHSLVESLEECRAEEMSVSKSHYKDALHHNNGLQDSHIELDSPEFDVHNSIMASPDGSIDSHCSEKSAMCSVS, via the exons ATGATGTATGGACTGCTGTGTGAGTCTCTGCATGACTTCATCAAGGAGTCGTATGGAGATGATGTGTGGAAACTGGTCAGAGAGAGGGCCGATGTCAGGCTACACTCCTTTGTCACCCACCAG gtgtACAGTGAAAGTGTCATCCCGCGTATTGCCAAGGCAGCCAGCGGAGTGACAGGAACCCCCTACAACGAGCTCATGAACTCCTGGGG GGTCTATTTCCTGGGCTTCGTGGGGAAGTACGGTTACGACAGGATCCTCAAG GTGTTGGGTCGTCACGTGCGTGACTTTGTGAACGGGCTGGATAACCTCCATGAGTACCTGCGCTTCAGCTACCCCAAGGTCCAGCCCCCTACCTtcttctgtcaggaggaatcagCTACCGGAGTCACCCTCCACTACAG GAGTAAGCGTAAGGGTTACCTCCACTACGCCATGGGCCAGCTGAGACAGATGGGGAAACAGTTCTATGACACGGATATCCACGTGGAGGTGCTGTCTGAACAACTGGTGGGAGACTACTCACACGTCACCATGAG GCTGAACTTTGACAACTCCGCCTACCGTTACATCATgaaggaggacgaggaggagcaggagattCTGCCCATCACCAGCGACTTCTTCTTCGAAGTCTTCCCCTTCAACATCGTTTTCAGACAG GACATGGTGGTGCACAACGTGGGCTCTGGCCTGGCCACAGTCTTCCCTGACTTGGATGGGAAAAAGATCAATGATGCCTTCCTGCTGGCGCGCCCACTGGTGGAGTTTACCTGGAACATG ATCATCTCCCACCCCAACAACCTGTTTGAGATCATGTCCAAGGAgccagtgaagagagagaggaaccttCATAACAGAGTCCAAA attCGGACTATGAGAATGCTAACCGTACAGCTGACGTAGACGTGGAGCTCATGGCCTTCCAGTCCATCATCGGCGATGACTACAAAGGTCACGATCCTTTAGAACGGTGTTTCTCAATCCTGGTCCcggggacccaaaggg ATGGCAACAGTGCTAATGCTATGGAGAGCTGGGGTGATGGCAGTCGCTGTCTGAAACTGAAGGGACAGATGAGATACATGCCGGAGTGGGAGTCCATCATCTTTCTGGGAACCCCtgt gATGGAGAGTCTGAGTGCCATGTTTAAAACCGGTCTCTATATCAACGACCTGAGTATGCATGACTCCAGTAGAGACCTTGTACTGGCAGGAACCCAGCAGTCAGAGGAACTCAAGAGAGCTCTCATACAG GAACAGAAGAAGTCCAGTAAACTGGAGGAGAGTATGAAGATGCTAGACTATGAGATGAAGAAGACAGATGATCTGCTCTACAGGATGATCCCTAAACCCGTGGCCAAGAGACTACGCAAGGGAGAGCCTGCCGTCAACACCTGTGAG GTGTTTCCAGACGTGACCATCCTGTTCAGTGATGTGGTGGGCTTCACCCGTATCTGCAGCCACATCACGCCCATGCAGGTGGTCTCCATGCTCAACACCATGTACACACTCTTCGACACACTCAGCGAGAAGCACCGTGtcttcaag GTTGAGACCATAGGGGATGCATACATGGTGGTGGCGGGGGCTCCAGAGAAGACTAAATACCACGCCCACAACATCTGCGACATGGCCCTGGACATGGTGCGCTCCATAGACCACCTCAAAGACCCCTCCAATGGCAACAACATACAGATCAGAGTGG GGATCCACTCTGGCATGGTGGTGGCCGGGGTGGTGGGCCATAAGATGCCACGCTACGGTCTTCATGGCGACACAGTCCACACCGCATCAGCCATGGAGAGCAACggcaag GAGATGCACATCCAGCTCAGCAGCGCTACCTATGAGCATCTGAAGGGAAGTCACTTCATCTTCGAAAGGAGAGGCACTATCACCATCAAG ggtaatgtagagatagagacatactggctgaagggaaagagggataagGATGGGAATGCCCAGGCTGCCTGTCCCCAGTTTGAGACCCAGACCATCAGCAAGGCCATCAGTAAGGCCACTATCTCAGCCCCTGAAACCAGCGGAGACCACGACAGACTG GTGTTCCCGTCGGTGGCgagggaggatgaggatgatgtgAAGTCCATACGTTCCCACCGTATCAAGATGGATATCTCGGGCCATCACTCCCTGGTGGAGTCTCTGGAGGAATGCCGTGCTGAGGAGATGTCTGTCAGCAAG tctcacTACAAGGATGCCCTCCACCATAACAACGGTCTACAGGACAGTCACATTGAGCTAGACTCTCCAGAGTTTGACGTGCATAATTCCATCATGGCATCTCCAGACGGCTCCATTGACTCCCACTGCTCAGAGAAGAGTGCCATGTGCTCCGTGTCGTGA